The Streptomyces cyaneogriseus subsp. noncyanogenus region TCGTGCCTTTCTGTGACGGTCGTCGGCATCTGTGCAGTGTGCACCTTATAACTGGGTTTCCCCTGTGTGACCCTGTCGGCCGCCCGGGGCGGCTGTGAGAAACGCGGCAGACGGGGCGCCCGGACCGGCGCCTCACCGCTGGGCGGAAGGGCCCCCGGGCTCCGGCCGCGCGGTCTCCTCCGGCCGCCAGCCCAGCGCCCGCGAGATCCCGCGCGCCGCCAGCCGCACCGCCGGGACCAGCTCCGCCACCCGCGCGTCCGCGTACGGCACGACGACCGACACCGCCGCGCTCACCGCCCCGCCCGAACCGCGCACCGCGGCCGCCACCGACAGCGCGTCCTCGGTGACCTGGCGCGCGCTGACCGCCACGCCGGTGCGCCGCACCTCGGCCAGCACCCGGCGCAGCCGGGCCCCGTCGGTGACCGTGTACGGGGTGAAGGCGGCGAGCGGGCCCGCGCAGTACGCCTCCTGGAACCGGGGTTCGCCGTGCGCCAGGAGCGCCAGCCCGACCCCGGTGGCGTGCAGCGGCCAGCGCGCCCCGACGCGGATGTGCACCCCGACCGCCGACCGCCCCGACAGCCACTCCGTGTAGACGACCTCGTCGCCGTCGCGTACCGCGAGCTGCACGTTCTCGTGGGTGGCCTCGTAGAGGTCCTCCAGGTACGGCAGTGCGATCTGCCGCAGCGCCGGCCCGCGCGGGGCGAGCGCCGCCAGCTCCCACAGCCGCAGTCCGACGTGGTACAGCCCGGACGCGTCCCGCTCCAGCGCCCCCCACGCGGTCAGCGCGCCCACCAGCCGGTGGGCGGTGGTGAGACTGAGCCCGGCCCGCCGGCTGATCTCCGTCAGGCACAGCGCCGGGTGCGCGTGGTCGAACGCGGCGAGCACCGACAGCAGCCGCTCGGGCGCGGAGCGGGCCTGACCGGTCCGGGCGGAGCCGGCGGCTCGGGGAAGGGCGGTCATGGCCGGGCGTCCTTCGCGGTGGGCGTCTTCCGGGCGAGTGAGGGCGTACGGCGCAGCGTACGGCGCCGCGCCGCACACGGACAGGGGCCGGCGGGCGGACGCCGGGTGCCGCGGCCGGGGGGACCCGGCCCGGCCCGTCAGGCCAGTCCCGCCTCCGCGATCCGCAGCAGCAGCGCGTGCAGCGTCTCGCGCTCGGCCGGGTCGAGCGGCGCCAGCAGGTCCTGGGTCACGCGCAGCCCGGTCTCGTCGGTGTCCCGCAGGAAGGCGCGGCCCTCGTCGGTCAGGACGACGATCCGGCTGCGGCGGTCGTCGGGGGAGGGGCGGCGCTCGGCGAAGCCCAGCTTCTCCAGGTCGTCGACGAGCCCGACGATGGCGCTGGGGTCGTACCCGAGCCGGGCGCTCAGCTCCCGTTGCAGCGCGCCCTCGGTGGTGGCGAGGAAGCGCAGCAGCGCGTAGTGGCGCAGGCGCAGCCCCGACTCCTGGAGGAAGGCGTTGAACAACTGGCCCGAGCGCAGGCCCAGGCGGTACAGGAGGTAGCCCGTGTCCGCGTGCAGCCCGCGCATCCACGGTTCCTGCGCGTCGATCGGCGGGGAGCTGACGGTGTGCTGCTGGCGGGCGATGGCGGGCTCCCTGGACGAGGCCCCCGGCGGGGCGGGACGACTGCGTGCCGGGTCAGTCTCTCGCACCCTGCCGGTCGGCAACAACTATTGGTGACGACAATTGTTTCTCCGCCTTTCTCCGCCTTTCTCCGCCTGCGCCGAGCGTGGCCGCCGTGCAGGGCTCCGCGCGGCGGTGCGGGGCCGGCCGGGCCGCACGGGCGCCGCGATCCCGTCCGCGTGCCGGCGGCCGGGCCCGTACCCGAGACCCGGCGCACCGCCCGGTGACAAGATCGTGCTGCTCGCCGATCCGGCGAGGGGTGCGACCGGTGGTGACCAAGGCGCCGGCGGACCGGGCGGACGCGCGCCTCCTGTGCGAGGCGGGCGCCGCCGCGGCCGCGGCGGGAAGGGTGCAGGCGTGAGGCTGACGATTCTGGGCGGCGGCGGATTCCGGGTACCGCTCGTGTACGGGGCGCTCCTGGCGGACCGCGGCGAGGGCCGGGTGACGCGGGTGGTGCTGCACGACCTGGACGCGGGACGGCTGGCGGCGGTGACCCGGGTGCTGGCCGAGCAGGCCGCCGGCGTGCCGGACGCGCCCCGGGTGACGGCCACCACCGACCTCGACGAGGCGGTGCGCGGCGCCGACTTCGTCTTCTCCGCGATCCGCGTCGGCGGCCTGGAGGGCCGGGCGCACGACGAGCGGGTGGCCCTCGCCGAGGGGGTGCTGGGCCAGGAGACGGTGGGCGCGGGCGGCATCGCCTACGGCCTGCGGACCGTGCCGGTGGCGGTGGACATCGCCCGGCGGGTGGCCCGCCTCGCCCCCGACGCCTGGGTCATCAACTTCACCAACCCGGCCGGGCTGGTCACCGAGGCCATGTCCCGCCACCTCGGCGACCGCGTCATCGGCATCTGCGACTCGCCGGTCGGCCTCGGCCGCCGGATCGCCCGTGTGCTCGGCGTCGACCCGGACGAGGCGTGGATCGACTACGTCGGCCTGAACCACCTCGGCTGGGTACGCGGCCTGCGGGTGGCCGGCCGCGACGAACTGCCGCGCCTGCTGGCCGACCCGGAACTGCTCGGCTCCTTCGAGGAGGGCAGGCTGTTCGGCCCCGAGTGGCTCCGGGAGCTGGGCGCGATCCCCAACGAGTACCTGCACTACTACTACTTCAACCGGGAGACCGTGGACGCCTACCGGCGCGCCGAGCGGACCCGCGGCGGCTTCCTGCGCGACCAGCAGGCCGGGTTCTACAAGGCGGCGCTCGCCCCCGGCGTCTCCGCCCTGGCGGCCTGGCAGCGCACCCGGGCCGAACGCGAGGCCACCTACATGTCGGAGAACCGCGAGGCCGCGGGCGCGGGCGAGCGCGAGGCCGAGGACCTCTCCGGCGGCTACGAGCAGGTGGCGCTGGCGCTGATGCGGGCCATCGCCCGCAACGAGCGCGCCACCTTGATCCTCAACGTCCGCAACCGCGGCACCCTGCCGGTCCTGGACTCCGAGGCGGTGATCGAGGTCCCGTGCCTGGTCGGCGCGGACGGCGCGCACCCGGTGGCGGCCGGCCCGCTGCCGGACCACGCCACCGGGCTGGTCTGCGCGGTCAAGGCGGTCGAGCGCGAGGTGCTGGCCGCCGCCGAGTCCGGGTCCCGGGCGACGGCCGTGAAGGCGTTCGCGCTGCACCCCCTCGTCGACTCCGTGGCGGTGGCCCGGCGTCTCGTGGACGGCTACACCGCCGTCCACCCGGGCCTTGCCTACCTCACCTGACGGCCGCGCGGGCCGCCGCGGCTCAGGCGGGAGCGCCGGCGGCGGCGTCCGGGGCGGGCGCGGCGGCCGGGCCGGACGCCGGTGCCGCCCCTGCGGCCGGCGCGGGCCCGGCCGGCTCCGTCCGCTGCCGCGGCAGCGGCACCGGCAGCAGCGGACGCGGCCCGGACACCACCGTGTAGTCCTGCCCCAGGAACGGCGGCACGATCTCGCCGGGATCCTCGCCCAGCGCCAGCCGCACGGCCGCCCAGGGCGCGTTGACCCCGCACAGCGAGAGCTGGTGCAGCCCGCCCGCCGGGCGGGTGTTGACGTCCAGCAGGACCGGCCGGTC contains the following coding sequences:
- a CDS encoding IclR family transcriptional regulator, encoding MTALPRAAGSARTGQARSAPERLLSVLAAFDHAHPALCLTEISRRAGLSLTTAHRLVGALTAWGALERDASGLYHVGLRLWELAALAPRGPALRQIALPYLEDLYEATHENVQLAVRDGDEVVYTEWLSGRSAVGVHIRVGARWPLHATGVGLALLAHGEPRFQEAYCAGPLAAFTPYTVTDGARLRRVLAEVRRTGVAVSARQVTEDALSVAAAVRGSGGAVSAAVSVVVPYADARVAELVPAVRLAARGISRALGWRPEETARPEPGGPSAQR
- a CDS encoding MarR family winged helix-turn-helix transcriptional regulator — translated: MRGLHADTGYLLYRLGLRSGQLFNAFLQESGLRLRHYALLRFLATTEGALQRELSARLGYDPSAIVGLVDDLEKLGFAERRPSPDDRRSRIVVLTDEGRAFLRDTDETGLRVTQDLLAPLDPAERETLHALLLRIAEAGLA
- a CDS encoding 6-phospho-beta-glucosidase, which translates into the protein MRLTILGGGGFRVPLVYGALLADRGEGRVTRVVLHDLDAGRLAAVTRVLAEQAAGVPDAPRVTATTDLDEAVRGADFVFSAIRVGGLEGRAHDERVALAEGVLGQETVGAGGIAYGLRTVPVAVDIARRVARLAPDAWVINFTNPAGLVTEAMSRHLGDRVIGICDSPVGLGRRIARVLGVDPDEAWIDYVGLNHLGWVRGLRVAGRDELPRLLADPELLGSFEEGRLFGPEWLRELGAIPNEYLHYYYFNRETVDAYRRAERTRGGFLRDQQAGFYKAALAPGVSALAAWQRTRAEREATYMSENREAAGAGEREAEDLSGGYEQVALALMRAIARNERATLILNVRNRGTLPVLDSEAVIEVPCLVGADGAHPVAAGPLPDHATGLVCAVKAVEREVLAAAESGSRATAVKAFALHPLVDSVAVARRLVDGYTAVHPGLAYLT